The Lysinibacillus pakistanensis genome includes a window with the following:
- a CDS encoding DUF2339 domain-containing protein has product MSLEMEQRIAKLEKEMMDLRQELDVLKQQHSTGQSTAINARKTIIKQSSSLAEQKPNSTSKPNPRPIPEKKKQPQQSLEERIMWALPKIFMVILVMGVLWGLKLVSDYGYLSNEVKIILAYALSIFLAVLANVLEHRKKGSPAITISLYGGAFIVGILTTAASAILYEIIGLTLALIIAIIYIGYGIAICYLKKNEILTVFVAFTSLLLPYLLEYMDFSAVIILIYVLALFTMLQFVIYQHKQKLALYIATFFSMVAVSIIAFMNTDNRAIMAFGLMAVLAICYTSWCRLFNIESKWKHIHVGLQFSLGVFSLLLLNLMIRPIEYSEVLLFVLVILFATLAGYGYRQKWQEAFDSAITLAFITLCNTLLVMNIPEKVEDLLLPFIAFTGVIMSLRLRASLMKVISSVIFAITIIINFMIHEPVPFFSINHASLFMPVIYLLLIYLYAMRPKESLSVFEKLMKDLYVVDFLAVITTGYFLAYISKLDAVYFAGVSNSQHMMSIMLAVLFAASLLVPAKYKGRALTPVLGAFFLLFALSIGILPAEMQGIEWLHLLTRIIYIGVLVALLIDVLMKGRIYQIYQQQMEKYVDPTVSAGIVLTMLSIWGFVHQLAYNNLLDWKLSIALSTITLFVTASIALWLSTVRNLRTLRLTGFTILVIAFIKLIFFDLSALDLLIRAVLFIAIGGIGLLLSGRLLRKDKE; this is encoded by the coding sequence AACAGCAACATTCTACTGGTCAATCAACAGCAATAAATGCTAGAAAAACAATAATTAAACAATCTTCATCATTGGCAGAACAAAAACCAAATAGTACTTCCAAGCCAAACCCAAGGCCAATACCTGAAAAAAAGAAGCAACCACAGCAATCGCTGGAGGAACGTATCATGTGGGCTTTACCAAAAATATTCATGGTAATTTTAGTGATGGGGGTGCTTTGGGGTCTTAAGCTCGTTAGTGATTATGGTTATTTATCGAATGAGGTTAAAATCATCCTCGCCTATGCATTATCGATTTTCTTAGCCGTACTAGCAAATGTGCTGGAGCATAGAAAAAAAGGATCTCCAGCTATCACCATTTCCTTATATGGTGGGGCATTTATCGTAGGAATTTTAACAACAGCGGCTAGTGCAATATTGTATGAAATTATTGGTTTAACGCTGGCACTCATTATTGCCATCATCTATATTGGCTATGGGATTGCTATTTGCTACTTAAAGAAAAATGAGATATTAACAGTGTTTGTAGCATTCACTTCACTCTTGCTACCATATTTACTAGAATATATGGATTTTAGTGCTGTTATTATTTTAATTTATGTACTTGCGTTATTTACGATGCTACAATTTGTCATTTATCAGCATAAGCAAAAGCTGGCACTCTATATAGCAACCTTTTTCTCTATGGTAGCTGTTAGCATTATAGCGTTTATGAACACTGACAATCGAGCTATAATGGCATTTGGCTTGATGGCTGTATTAGCTATTTGCTATACGAGTTGGTGCCGTTTATTTAATATTGAATCTAAATGGAAGCATATTCATGTCGGTCTTCAATTTTCTTTAGGAGTTTTTAGCTTATTGCTTTTGAACCTTATGATTAGACCAATCGAATATAGTGAAGTGCTTTTATTCGTATTGGTCATCTTGTTTGCGACTTTAGCGGGTTATGGCTATAGGCAAAAATGGCAGGAGGCATTTGATAGTGCCATCACACTCGCGTTTATCACCCTATGTAATACGCTACTCGTTATGAATATACCAGAGAAAGTAGAAGATTTACTATTGCCGTTTATCGCATTTACAGGTGTTATAATGAGCTTACGTTTACGAGCAAGCTTGATGAAGGTCATCAGCTCGGTCATATTTGCTATTACCATTATAATCAACTTTATGATTCATGAGCCGGTACCATTTTTTAGCATTAACCATGCTAGCCTTTTTATGCCAGTCATCTATTTGCTGCTTATTTATCTATATGCAATGCGTCCGAAAGAGTCACTTTCGGTATTTGAAAAACTGATGAAGGATTTATATGTAGTAGACTTTTTAGCGGTCATAACAACTGGTTACTTCTTAGCCTATATTAGTAAGCTTGATGCAGTATATTTTGCTGGTGTTAGCAACAGCCAGCATATGATGAGTATCATGCTAGCTGTCCTATTTGCAGCATCCCTTCTAGTGCCAGCAAAATATAAAGGACGCGCATTAACACCAGTGCTTGGCGCATTTTTCCTGCTTTTTGCGCTGTCAATCGGTATCCTTCCAGCCGAAATGCAGGGAATAGAATGGCTCCATCTTTTAACAAGAATCATTTATATTGGTGTGCTTGTGGCACTATTAATAGATGTGCTTATGAAGGGCCGTATTTATCAAATTTATCAACAACAGATGGAGAAATACGTCGATCCGACAGTGAGTGCAGGCATCGTGCTAACAATGCTATCCATTTGGGGATTCGTACATCAGCTAGCCTATAACAATCTACTAGACTGGAAGCTCAGCATTGCACTCTCTACAATTACACTTTTTGTGACAGCCAGTATTGCCCTATGGCTGAGTACGGTGCGTAACTTACGAACATTACGCTTAACGGGCTTTACTATCTTGGTCATTGCGTTTATAAAGCTTATATTCTTTGATTTATCTGCACTCGATCTATTAATACGAGCTGTCCTGTTTATCGCGATTGGTGGAATCGGATTGTTGTTGTCGGGTAGGTTGTTGAGGAAGGATAAGGAATAA
- a CDS encoding pilus assembly PilX N-terminal domain-containing protein: protein MSKQIKNQRGSALALALFLVVFISILGISLISVSSNSLKQVDYERKDQAVFYIAEAGINLAKEEVKLKLRKIEDDAIQEITKWIIDQNIYRKANNLPKLTKQMARKHYVEVVLKEEFDKAIDKGYFSDTSFTISTGKVASIELQPTSADFKVKIISTGTIDSAKERVVDQEIKLRPSLYNDLGDDEEDGSESGTPPLVSGDWENHTVLTSGNIVFNSSGEIHGDTSLRYGNVIFNNYSGKILTEDGSTGGKINMDSSKQSITPQNQQQKNEWHYPKTILPPLAIDPKSFLPNDFWERTTDKTNQLSAIPLLSEYTLSNGVDLVTNGVLSTEDPKGYLKNNVTFNLTSDTHLSRIRITSNRTITINIDSEVNLLVDDFDMNYGTINVTGNGKLNLYVKKFTALNSTTGFNANTADPSKVNFYYVGSSQFTLNGSTPFYATLFSQSANMSLGSGSKVYGNIISGGSKITFSGSTPTTGQYVIAPNAELIIDGSASIRGSVVADSINFTGNGRIYKGSNLPPLPSGVGPSDGLLDPDGERLPFEEGSIIEN, encoded by the coding sequence ATGAGTAAACAAATTAAAAATCAACGAGGTTCAGCGCTTGCACTTGCGTTATTTTTAGTTGTGTTCATCTCAATCCTTGGTATATCTTTAATAAGTGTCTCTTCTAACAGTCTAAAACAAGTAGACTATGAGCGAAAAGACCAGGCGGTGTTTTATATTGCTGAGGCGGGAATTAATTTAGCTAAAGAAGAAGTAAAATTAAAATTAAGAAAAATAGAAGATGACGCAATCCAAGAGATTACGAAATGGATTATTGATCAAAATATTTACCGTAAAGCTAATAACTTACCAAAGTTAACAAAGCAAATGGCGAGGAAGCATTATGTTGAGGTTGTTCTAAAAGAAGAATTTGATAAAGCAATTGATAAGGGATACTTTTCTGACACATCTTTTACTATCTCTACAGGTAAGGTAGCATCTATTGAGCTACAACCGACAAGTGCAGACTTTAAAGTCAAAATTATTTCAACTGGGACCATTGATTCTGCTAAGGAACGTGTAGTTGATCAAGAAATTAAACTTAGACCTTCCCTTTATAATGATTTAGGTGATGATGAGGAAGATGGCAGCGAAAGTGGTACTCCACCTCTTGTATCTGGAGATTGGGAAAATCATACCGTTCTAACATCTGGAAATATTGTATTTAATAGTAGTGGTGAAATTCATGGGGACACATCTTTAAGATATGGGAATGTAATTTTTAACAACTACTCTGGAAAAATTCTTACTGAAGATGGTTCAACTGGCGGAAAAATTAATATGGATAGTTCAAAACAGTCAATTACCCCTCAAAATCAACAACAAAAGAATGAGTGGCATTACCCTAAAACAATATTACCACCACTTGCAATTGACCCAAAGAGTTTTTTGCCTAATGATTTTTGGGAAAGGACAACGGATAAAACAAATCAATTATCAGCAATTCCATTACTATCAGAATATACGCTATCTAATGGAGTGGATTTAGTTACTAATGGCGTACTTTCAACTGAAGACCCGAAAGGCTATTTGAAAAATAATGTAACATTCAATTTAACATCAGATACACATCTATCAAGAATTAGAATTACTTCCAATCGAACAATTACTATTAACATAGACAGTGAAGTAAATTTATTAGTAGATGATTTTGATATGAATTATGGAACAATAAATGTTACAGGGAATGGAAAGTTGAATTTATATGTAAAAAAATTCACTGCACTTAACTCTACTACTGGGTTTAACGCAAATACAGCAGACCCTTCAAAAGTCAATTTCTATTACGTAGGCTCATCACAATTCACTTTAAATGGTTCTACACCATTTTATGCAACATTATTTAGCCAAAGTGCTAATATGTCATTGGGTAGTGGCTCTAAAGTGTATGGTAATATTATTTCAGGAGGAAGCAAAATCACTTTTTCTGGAAGTACACCTACTACAGGTCAATATGTTATTGCACCAAATGCTGAGTTAATTATTGATGGGAGTGCTTCTATTAGAGGTTCCGTTGTAGCTGACTCTATAAATTTTACCGGTAATGGTAGAATTTATAAAGGCTCTAATTTACCTCCTCTACCATCAGGTGTAGGACCATCAGATGGTTTACTTGATCCTGATGGTGAAAGATTACCTTTTGAAGAAGGTTCTATTATAGAAAACTAA
- a CDS encoding PulJ/GspJ family protein, translating to MKWLRNSKGLTLFEVLAVVVILAIVSMLSISIVTSATKQQIEQSAHNRDIKDLSFALKVITKDFRKSDNLTTDSDDTTDPPTELHTLLLGDEIVSTYRLENNQIIRNSNGSDEILAYKISKFTISGGAIEIISEDGQRATTDITQRRGK from the coding sequence ATGAAATGGCTACGAAATAGCAAAGGTCTTACATTATTTGAAGTGCTTGCAGTCGTTGTTATTCTTGCCATCGTATCAATGCTGAGTATTAGTATTGTAACATCTGCTACAAAGCAACAAATCGAGCAGAGTGCACATAATCGCGATATTAAGGATTTATCCTTTGCATTAAAAGTAATCACGAAGGATTTTCGGAAGAGTGATAACCTTACAACAGATTCTGATGATACAACAGACCCTCCGACAGAATTACACACATTATTGTTAGGGGATGAAATTGTATCAACTTATAGGTTAGAAAATAATCAAATTATTCGAAATTCAAACGGTAGTGACGAAATCCTTGCCTATAAAATTTCCAAATTTACAATCAGCGGAGGCGCTATTGAAATTATCAGTGAAGATGGTCAAAGAGCTACAACAGATATTACTCAAAGGAGAGGAAAATAA
- a CDS encoding prepilin-type N-terminal cleavage/methylation domain-containing protein, protein MIKYLKNNQGMSLIEVVAALLIIGIVLISFFGLLIQSNKTTHKSNDILDATYAAQVKMEEIYNASGGAVSYEDLAGGYTLDEENPSSTLTSLPTNQVYKYLPHEEDRFTYYLTLETFPADNTYKNAVYVHLEVVENSTNSKATMENVYILGRAK, encoded by the coding sequence TTGATAAAATATCTTAAAAATAATCAAGGCATGTCTTTGATTGAAGTTGTCGCCGCCCTTTTAATAATTGGAATTGTGTTAATTTCATTTTTTGGCTTGCTCATTCAGTCAAATAAAACAACGCACAAGTCAAATGATATTTTGGATGCTACTTATGCAGCACAAGTAAAGATGGAGGAGATTTACAATGCGTCTGGTGGGGCAGTTTCTTATGAAGATTTAGCAGGTGGCTATACATTGGATGAAGAGAATCCCAGTTCGACCTTGACTTCTCTACCAACTAACCAAGTGTATAAATATTTACCACATGAAGAGGATCGTTTTACTTACTATTTAACATTAGAAACATTTCCTGCAGATAACACTTATAAAAATGCGGTTTATGTGCATCTGGAAGTTGTTGAAAACAGTACAAATAGCAAAGCTACAATGGAAAATGTGTATATACTAGGGAGGGCAAAATAA